AAATGCTACAGCGTTTATTATATTTACAATTGAAAAAAAGTGTAGAAATGGAATGTTGAGCTCTGTGAATATGTTTATAGAATAGTAAAAAACATAACTTTGAAAAATTAGTAATGCAAACATCATGACAAAATCTATTGCAATAAGTAATTTATGATTTTTAAGAATGTATCTTATAGTTTCATCTAATTCTATAAACCAATTTTCTAATTTTTCAAATTTTATAAATTTGTTTAAAAACTTAGATTTTTTGAAAACTTCCAGAATTTTTATAAATATTTTCGGAAATAATATGCTAAATAAAATAACAGTTGAAGAAAGCAATGTTAGAATTAAACCTAAAGTTATAATACTTCTTGAAATTCCAATAACGTTATTTTTCAAAATGAATATATAGGTAAGATCAACGAGAAACATTAGTAAGATCATCTCGAAAAGCCTTAAAAATACTACTTGTGTAGCATATGTTGATTTAATTCCCTTTTTATTTAGATAATAAATTTGAAATGGCTGACCGCCAACAGAAAAAGGAGTAACAGCAGAAAAATATCCTGTTACAAAACAAGAGTTTATAGACGAAATTAGTGAAATTTTTTGATTTAGACTTTTAAAAACAATATAATGTTTTATTCCATCAAAAACAAAACTTAAGATCATAAGTATAGCTGAGAAAAGTATTTTTTCAAATGATAGCTTTGAAAAAATACTCAATAAGATGTTTTTGTTAAGCGAAAAACTATAGAAAAATATTACTATTCCAGAGATTATTATTGAAAGGATAATTCCAAATGTAATCATTTTTTTATCTTTATTTGTCATTTTTTACTCCTTTCTTTTTGTAATATTCCTTACTATAGTAGTTATCATATTTTATTTTATTTAGATTAAAAGCAACATCTGCCCAAAATTTAAATGCTTTTTTCATTGATTTAAAGAATCCTTCTTCCTTTAACCGCCTATTTGAAGTTTTAACTATTAGTGATGGAACAAATTTTACTTTTCCAACCTTAGAAAGCTTTTTTGCAAGCCTAAAATCTTGGGAAGCAAGATTACTTTTAGTATCATAGCCTCCAACTTTTTCATATGCTTCTTTCTTTATTGCAAAATTTGCCGCACCAACTATGTAGGTTTTTGTAAATAATCTTGATAGAAAATCTAATAATATGTAGGTTAATATAGTAAAGAAATTTTTGAACTTGTTTTCTTCAATTAACGAAAATGGACCATAGACAGCGCAAACTTTACTGTCTCTCATAAAGGATTTTACTATTTTTTCTAAATAGTTTTCAGGATATATACTATCTGCATCGCAGGTTACAAGTATATCACCTGTTGCATTTTTAAATCCTTTAGACATTGCATGAATTGATCCCTTTTTTGATTCAAACAAAACATTATTAGTGTACTTGGATGCTATTTCAACTGATCTATCAGTACTTCCATTGTCGACAACTATTAATTCGAAATTTTTGTAGGATTGATTTATAATACTTTTTAAGGTATTTTCCAAAATTTTTTCTTCGTTTAAAACTGGTACGATTATCGAAATTTTCATTATACCACCTTTATCCTTTAACTCTTTTTACTTTGTACCATTCAACAGCTTTACTAAAAGGTCCGATAATGTAGCTTAATAAAAGAACTAAATACTCAAATACTATTAATAGTGGGACAAATAAAAAAGAATAAGGAAAAGAAAATATCCCAAATTGTCGGCTATCAAGTGAGCTAACCCACATGAGTATGTAAACAGCAATAATAAAGCCAGCAGTGATTTTTAACATACCTATTTTAAATAAAATGTCTAATACTATAGAGATGATTGGTAAGAAAACAATTAAACCTACAAGAAGATAGTAGAATAGAAATGCAATATTTCCTTCTTTTAATCTTTTGAACATTTCTCTGAATCCACCAACATACCATCTTTTATGTTGGTTCCATAGATCTTTAAAGTTAGTTGCATATTGAATTTTTATAAAAGGATATGTTGAATAATATTCTTTTACTTTCATTTTAGAAAGTTTTGTTGCCATACTAAAATCATCTACAAGAGTGTCAGGATCTATTGGAAGTATTTTTTCTAAGAGAGTTCTTCTAAAAAACACTCCATTTCCCATGAATATCATCTTAACAAATATGTTTGAATAAAATATTGCTTTTACAAAGTTAAAGTATAATTCTTGAATTATATACACTGGTTTAAATTTGAAATTGTAAGGTTCAAAATTTGTGAAAATCATATTTACGTTGTTATTTGAAAAACAAAATATATGCGATGAAATATAGTTTTCCGGAATTCTTGCATCGGCATCTATTAAAAGAATTATTTCACCTTTTGCAAATTCCATAGCTTCATTTATTGATTGAGGTTTTCCTTTTTTTCCTTTTTTTTGAATAACTTTAAGGTTTGGATAAATTTTTTCAAGACTTTTTGCAATTTTAAATGTATTGTCTTTTGAGTTATCATCTACAACTATTATTTCGATGTTCTTGTAGCTACTTTTTTCAACTGTTTTTATTGTATTTTCAATTACATCTTCTTCGTTATATGTAGGGATTATTACTGTAACAAGTGGATTATACTCAGGATCTCTATTTTCGTGCAAATAGTTTGTTCTTTTTTCGTTTTTGTATTTTCCAAAAAGAACAATTATAAGACTTATTAGTATGTTTAATATGTAAAAAGAAACAGTAAAAAGCATCTAATTCCTCCTTTTGTTAAAAATTGACTTGTAAAGAAATAAAATAGTTTTTATCTATAAATAAACTTTTAAATGATAAAAATTTATAACTAAATTCAATGCTAAAAATGTTATAAACTTGATCAAAAGTATTTATTACAGAAGATTCTGGTGTGGGGTTAACATTTCCACTCCAGCTATCCCAAAACCATTTCCACCTAATTTTTCCACTACTATCATCTATTACCATACCCTTTACTAGAAAATTGTATTCTGTTGAAATTTTAAAATCGTTCTTTGAAAAAGAAAAGCCCAGACTAATCATAGTAGCATCAGGTCCATATCTAAAGCCAAGAGGATAGTCCATCAAACTTCTTGATGGGGAAGAATTATTATCTATGTAAAAGTGTCTAACATTAACCCTTAAATATGGCAAATAATTTGTTATGTACATCCATTCAGTTGTAAAGTCATACTCAATCCATACATTAAATGACTTATAGTCTAGAGACATTCCAAAATTGTATCCGTATGCATCTGATTTATAATTTTTTCCAACTTCGGTTGGGCCATTAATATCATCAAGACAAAATTCACCGTAAATTGAAATATTACTAACTTTTACATTAAAATCAATTGAAGATAATACGTTTGAATAGCCTTCACCGTAAGTATTATGGAAAAACATTAAAGGATTTATGTCAATTATGTCAGGAATTTTTCCACCAACTACATTTATTTCACCGATTCCAATTCTAAAATTGTCTATGAAAAAGTCGAATCTGTGAGCGGCGATAGTTTTTACAGGTTCAAAGAAATTTGTTGATGGAGTATGTTTTTCAAAATATTTTCTTTGAACTTCTTGTTCATATGATGATAGTAGTGGATAGGAAGATATCAAGTGGTATGTATATTTGAAAAAATTATTTTTAGTTGAAAAAGTGATATTGTCTTGGAAAGTTGTATCTGATATTGAAATAGGATATTTTGAATCTCCCCAATGCAATGGGAACCTTCCAATTCCAATGAAAATATTATCAGATATATAACCTAGTAGAAAATTTTCAGGGCCATTCATATCAAAAGTAGGCTTTCCATCTACCAAGAAAAAATTGGTAGAAGGATCTTTTACTTTTGAGATGATTTCTTTTTGAAAAGGAATATTTGTGTACAATACAAGATTTTGAAAATTGTAGAAAAGACTTATTTCTAAAAATGGTTTTATATTATCAAACAAATAAAAAACGTTTTCTGCTGGATTTGTTGGATAACCATTTCCATCTCCATGGAAAACAACAAAGCCATTACTCCAATTAGAAAATGAGCACATAATATTAATTGAAAATTTATTTTCAAAATTATTTTCAAAATTATTTGAAGAGTAAAAAATAAATTCTGAAAAGTAAATACTTGAAAAGAGCAATAAAAAGATAATAAATTTTTGTTTTAGCATTTATTTCCTCCATAGACTATACAACAATGTTTTTCTGCAAAAAGAAGTCTAACAATCTCAGGGTCAAAATATTCAACAATGAAGTCATGTAAAGGATAATTATTTATAACTTCTAATATTTTTCCTCTTTCTTCCTTAAAAATGTTGCTTTTTATATTTTGATAGAATTGTCTCATACCAATGTATGAAATTGTTTTTGCAATAATTTTGACTGATACATTTTCAACTTGGTTTTCAAACTTTTCAAAATATTTTTTAGCGTTTTCTAATTCATGGTTATTTAAATAATAAAAACCATAAAAAAGATTATATTCTGGAGTTTTTTCAAAGATCTTGAGTTTTGATTCGTCAAATTTTCTATTATTAACTATGCTCCACGCAGCTTGTGCAAAATTAGCTTTTATACAATACTCTTTTGGATTTGGAATTGTTCCCTCTTTTTTACTGTAGTTAACATTTAGACAATAGCTTTTCGTATTTTCTGTTTCCAAACTTTTCTGCTTTATTATGTATAACAAAAGTTCAGTAAATTTTTTGTGTAATACTGCATTTTTAACGATTCCAACATCTTCTAAAGTATTTGTATAAAC
This DNA window, taken from Thermosipho africanus Ob7, encodes the following:
- a CDS encoding glycosyltransferase; protein product: MLFTVSFYILNILISLIIVLFGKYKNEKRTNYLHENRDPEYNPLVTVIIPTYNEEDVIENTIKTVEKSSYKNIEIIVVDDNSKDNTFKIAKSLEKIYPNLKVIQKKGKKGKPQSINEAMEFAKGEIILLIDADARIPENYISSHIFCFSNNNVNMIFTNFEPYNFKFKPVYIIQELYFNFVKAIFYSNIFVKMIFMGNGVFFRRTLLEKILPIDPDTLVDDFSMATKLSKMKVKEYYSTYPFIKIQYATNFKDLWNQHKRWYVGGFREMFKRLKEGNIAFLFYYLLVGLIVFLPIISIVLDILFKIGMLKITAGFIIAVYILMWVSSLDSRQFGIFSFPYSFLFVPLLIVFEYLVLLLSYIIGPFSKAVEWYKVKRVKG
- a CDS encoding lysylphosphatidylglycerol synthase transmembrane domain-containing protein, with the translated sequence MTNKDKKMITFGIILSIIISGIVIFFYSFSLNKNILLSIFSKLSFEKILFSAILMILSFVFDGIKHYIVFKSLNQKISLISSINSCFVTGYFSAVTPFSVGGQPFQIYYLNKKGIKSTYATQVVFLRLFEMILLMFLVDLTYIFILKNNVIGISRSIITLGLILTLLSSTVILFSILFPKIFIKILEVFKKSKFLNKFIKFEKLENWFIELDETIRYILKNHKLLIAIDFVMMFALLIFQSYVFYYSINIFTELNIPFLHFFSIVNIINAVAFLVPTPGASGSFEIIYSHVLSSFSKKPSLIVNGVLYFRFLSYYLVILIGTLVLIKFVKIKENN
- a CDS encoding glycosyltransferase family 2 protein: MKISIIVPVLNEEKILENTLKSIINQSYKNFELIVVDNGSTDRSVEIASKYTNNVLFESKKGSIHAMSKGFKNATGDILVTCDADSIYPENYLEKIVKSFMRDSKVCAVYGPFSLIEENKFKNFFTILTYILLDFLSRLFTKTYIVGAANFAIKKEAYEKVGGYDTKSNLASQDFRLAKKLSKVGKVKFVPSLIVKTSNRRLKEEGFFKSMKKAFKFWADVAFNLNKIKYDNYYSKEYYKKKGVKNDK